Proteins found in one Jatrophihabitans sp. genomic segment:
- a CDS encoding DUF3800 domain-containing protein, with protein sequence MLLAYVDESGNTGSVSVGGSLTYTLGCVLIDADLWPTAFDELLAYRRRIRETYGLPMRAELKANYLLRNSGALRSLALGPGARQMIYRSHLRILEQLPARAFAIVVDKRADSHTPAGYFDLAWEGLLQRLERTSTKERATFMLVHDEGENDAVRKWVRRARRYLTAGSAYGPGAIRGAAALLIDDPVARRSDHSYLIQAADLVAYAAFRSVIAPGAGISRVCPQTMWHEIGPATHTAVSGLRPRAAPGIVLR encoded by the coding sequence GTGCTGCTCGCATACGTCGACGAGTCCGGGAACACCGGATCTGTGAGTGTGGGCGGGTCTCTGACTTACACGCTCGGTTGCGTGCTCATCGACGCGGACCTCTGGCCGACCGCATTCGACGAACTGTTGGCTTATCGCCGTCGTATCCGTGAAACCTACGGGCTACCAATGCGAGCGGAACTCAAGGCGAATTACCTGCTTCGCAACTCGGGAGCACTGCGCAGCCTGGCACTCGGACCAGGAGCGCGCCAGATGATCTACCGCTCTCACCTACGCATCCTGGAGCAACTCCCCGCCCGAGCGTTCGCGATCGTGGTCGATAAGCGAGCCGACTCTCACACGCCCGCCGGGTACTTCGACCTTGCCTGGGAAGGCTTGTTGCAACGGCTCGAACGGACGAGCACGAAGGAGCGAGCGACTTTCATGCTCGTGCATGACGAAGGGGAAAATGATGCTGTGCGCAAGTGGGTGCGACGCGCGCGGCGCTACCTCACTGCCGGGAGCGCTTACGGCCCTGGGGCGATCCGAGGGGCAGCCGCACTTCTAATTGACGATCCGGTCGCTAGACGATCCGATCACAGCTACCTGATTCAGGCGGCTGATCTCGTCGCCTATGCCGCCTTCCGATCTGTCATCGCACCAGGAGCCGGGATCAGCCGAGTTTGCCCACAAACCATGTGGCACGAGATCGGCCCTGCAACCCACACAGCCGTATCCGGACTCCGTCCGCGTGCTGCCCCAGGAATCGTTCTGAGGTAG
- a CDS encoding ATP-grasp domain-containing protein: MADDVLLVLYDRGSAGPVDIMTELPELADLVILARHPDDPSVSLFADADATYPLDPAALPALLARLRPHHPTGLVTFSESLIPVAATLAAELGLIYHSAITAEALTSKELQRRLLRDAGVDAVRFHPIRAREDWPAAVSHVGLPCVVKPIRGEGSRNTYRVDSAAQGDQLIGRLLGTRPGQPPRETELIAEELLVGRPSWPFGDYVSVESMLVAGVAQHLAVTGKLPLVEPFRETCSYWPSTLSAAEQAQVTELTSRALAALGVTDGVCHTELKLTPTGPRIIEVNGRLGGYVHDVLKRSCGLSMIGLAADIALGRQSLPVPVSPPEQVSYIFNNLPPDDAARLLAGSGVAEVQRLGGVTSYWMNYRPGDQLAGGVSTYELDLIRGTAADHADMLEVIKAALELMRFSFDTGGEPPLTLTGSELPSAAALYRTARADGPAPAMSVRPVDSIDE, encoded by the coding sequence ATGGCCGACGATGTTTTGCTGGTGCTATATGACCGCGGCTCGGCCGGCCCGGTCGACATCATGACCGAGTTGCCGGAGCTGGCCGATCTGGTGATCCTGGCCAGGCATCCGGACGATCCCAGCGTCAGCCTGTTCGCAGACGCCGACGCCACCTACCCGCTGGACCCGGCTGCCCTACCCGCCCTACTCGCCCGACTGCGGCCGCATCACCCGACCGGCCTGGTCACCTTCAGCGAAAGCCTCATCCCGGTGGCTGCGACGCTGGCCGCCGAGCTGGGACTGATCTATCACTCAGCGATCACCGCCGAGGCGCTGACGAGCAAGGAGCTGCAGCGCCGGCTCCTGCGCGACGCCGGGGTGGACGCCGTCCGCTTCCACCCCATCCGGGCCCGCGAGGACTGGCCGGCTGCCGTGTCACACGTGGGCCTGCCCTGCGTCGTCAAGCCGATCCGCGGCGAAGGCAGCCGAAACACCTACCGGGTCGACTCGGCCGCCCAGGGCGATCAGCTGATCGGGCGACTGCTCGGGACCCGGCCCGGCCAGCCGCCGCGCGAAACCGAGCTCATCGCCGAGGAACTGCTGGTCGGCCGCCCGAGCTGGCCGTTCGGGGACTACGTCTCCGTGGAGAGCATGCTGGTCGCCGGGGTGGCGCAGCACCTGGCCGTGACCGGCAAGCTGCCGCTCGTCGAGCCCTTCCGGGAGACGTGCTCCTACTGGCCGTCCACGCTGTCGGCGGCTGAGCAGGCCCAGGTCACGGAGCTGACCAGCAGGGCACTGGCCGCCCTGGGGGTGACCGACGGGGTATGCCACACCGAGCTGAAACTCACCCCGACCGGGCCGCGGATCATCGAGGTCAACGGCCGGCTGGGCGGCTACGTCCACGACGTCCTCAAGCGCTCCTGCGGGCTGAGCATGATCGGGCTCGCGGCCGACATCGCGCTCGGCCGGCAGTCGCTGCCGGTCCCGGTCAGCCCACCCGAGCAGGTCAGCTACATCTTCAACAACCTGCCGCCCGACGACGCCGCGCGGCTGCTCGCCGGCTCGGGCGTGGCCGAGGTCCAGCGCCTGGGCGGAGTCACGTCCTACTGGATGAACTACCGGCCGGGTGACCAGCTGGCCGGTGGGGTCTCGACCTATGAGCTGGACCTGATCCGGGGCACGGCAGCCGACCATGCCGACATGCTGGAGGTGATCAAAGCGGCGTTGGAGCTGATGCGCTTCAGCTTCGACACCGGCGGCGAGCCACCCCTGACCCTGACCGGATCCGAACTGCCCAGCGCCGCGGCGCTGTACCGGACGGCCCGCGCCGATGGTCCGGCGCCAGCGATGAGCGTCCGCCCGGTCGATAGCATCGACGAATGA
- a CDS encoding FtsW/RodA/SpoVE family cell cycle protein, whose protein sequence is MSRPYRYATRRGTELIFVFAAALIVACAEAFVEITRNNQLSGHVATYPLVVLAVGLACHLAIRKTARYADPLLLPCAVLLVGLGLVMIHRLDLGLAQQAAENDATYTGVAAASQVVWAFVGLAVFLVVLLGIRDHRALRRYAYTLALVGLFLLALPAVLPAQYSEVNGARIWIRVAGFSIQPGEISKIALTIFAASYLVDKRDVLSLAGRRLLAIDLPRGRDLGPVLVAWLISIGVLVRNRDLGTSLMFFGLFVVLLYIATERVSWVIIGVLLFASGCYVSYQLFGTVKERVSVWLHVFDYQQDEGYQMSQSLFGLGTGGLFGAGLGGGRPELVPVAKSDFILAAFGEETGLFGLVAILALYLVLISRGFATALAVRDSFGKLLVTGLSFSFGLQLFVVAGGISRLLPVTGLTTPFLSYGGSSLVANFGLLALLLRVSDAARRPPTTPPSAVTTESGPVPITAGDNS, encoded by the coding sequence GTGAGCCGGCCCTACCGGTACGCGACCCGGCGCGGCACCGAGCTGATCTTCGTGTTCGCCGCGGCGCTGATCGTCGCCTGCGCCGAGGCGTTCGTCGAGATCACCCGCAACAACCAGCTGTCCGGCCACGTGGCGACCTACCCGCTGGTGGTGCTGGCGGTCGGGCTGGCCTGCCACCTCGCGATCCGCAAGACCGCCCGCTACGCCGACCCGTTGCTGCTGCCGTGCGCCGTCCTGCTGGTCGGTCTCGGGCTGGTGATGATCCACCGGCTGGATCTGGGCCTGGCCCAGCAGGCCGCCGAGAACGACGCCACCTACACCGGGGTCGCCGCGGCCAGCCAGGTGGTCTGGGCGTTCGTAGGCCTGGCTGTCTTTCTGGTGGTGCTGCTGGGGATCCGCGACCACCGGGCGCTGAGGCGCTATGCCTACACCCTGGCGCTGGTCGGGCTGTTCCTGCTGGCACTGCCGGCGGTGCTGCCCGCCCAGTACAGCGAGGTGAACGGCGCCCGGATCTGGATCCGGGTGGCCGGCTTCTCCATCCAGCCCGGTGAGATCTCCAAGATCGCCCTGACGATCTTCGCCGCGTCCTACCTGGTCGACAAGCGCGACGTGCTGTCACTGGCCGGCCGCCGGTTGCTGGCCATCGACCTCCCGCGCGGCCGGGACCTCGGGCCGGTGCTGGTCGCGTGGCTGATCAGCATCGGGGTGCTGGTGCGCAACCGTGACCTGGGCACCTCGCTGATGTTCTTCGGGCTGTTCGTGGTGCTGCTCTACATCGCCACCGAGCGGGTCAGCTGGGTGATCATCGGCGTCCTGCTGTTCGCCAGCGGCTGCTACGTGTCCTACCAGCTCTTCGGCACCGTCAAGGAGCGGGTCAGCGTCTGGCTGCACGTCTTCGACTACCAGCAGGACGAGGGCTACCAGATGAGCCAGTCGCTGTTCGGCCTGGGCACCGGCGGGCTGTTCGGGGCCGGCCTGGGTGGCGGCCGTCCTGAGCTGGTCCCGGTCGCCAAGTCCGACTTCATCCTGGCCGCCTTCGGCGAGGAGACCGGCCTGTTCGGCCTGGTCGCCATCCTGGCGCTCTATCTGGTCCTGATTTCGCGTGGCTTCGCCACCGCGCTGGCGGTCCGGGACTCGTTCGGCAAGCTGCTGGTCACCGGCCTGTCGTTCTCCTTCGGCCTGCAACTGTTCGTGGTGGCCGGCGGCATCTCGCGGCTGCTGCCGGTGACCGGCCTGACCACCCCGTTCCTGTCCTACGGCGGCTCGTCGCTGGTGGCGAACTTCGGGCTGCTGGCGCTGCTGCTGCGGGTGTCGGACGCGGCCCGCCGGCCGCCCACCACGCCACCCTCGGCGGTCACCACCGAGAGCGGCCCGGTGCCGATCACGGCAGGGGACAACTCGTGA
- a CDS encoding DUF3662 and FHA domain-containing protein, with amino-acid sequence MSLAQRFERRLEGMVGAAFARVFKGQVEPVEIGNALQREAMDKKAVMGNGQVLVPNRYRVTLGSSDYERLSPWEVQLTRSLAELIQEYLDDNRLATIGDIEVYLAHDPALHTGVFGVASRMEPQAPPRRRPMDSMSMPVVAGRPDEYLQPYGSPPQGPPAQAPVPGQGSQQAAVAAAPPAPAPPRQDEPPPTQFSPAAQPQSHYAQPPRRPAYQARLAVDGTPRVVHLSPGSNIIGRGTDADLQLLDQGVSRRHADIHIADGQATVYDLGSTNGTSVNGHSVRSQQLRHGDVIRVGHTRLVFHEDSS; translated from the coding sequence ATGAGTCTCGCCCAGCGTTTCGAACGACGGCTCGAGGGCATGGTCGGCGCGGCCTTCGCCCGGGTGTTCAAGGGTCAGGTCGAACCGGTCGAAATCGGAAACGCCCTGCAGCGTGAGGCCATGGACAAGAAGGCGGTGATGGGCAACGGCCAGGTGCTGGTGCCCAACCGCTACCGGGTCACCCTCGGCTCCTCCGACTACGAACGGCTCTCGCCCTGGGAGGTCCAGCTCACCCGGTCCCTGGCCGAGCTGATCCAGGAGTACCTCGACGACAACCGTCTGGCCACCATCGGCGACATCGAGGTCTACCTGGCCCACGACCCGGCCCTGCACACCGGCGTCTTCGGGGTCGCCTCCCGGATGGAGCCGCAGGCCCCGCCGCGCCGCCGGCCGATGGACTCGATGTCGATGCCGGTGGTCGCCGGCCGGCCCGATGAGTACCTGCAGCCTTACGGCTCACCACCCCAGGGCCCACCCGCCCAGGCCCCCGTCCCGGGTCAGGGCTCTCAGCAGGCCGCGGTCGCCGCCGCCCCGCCGGCCCCGGCGCCGCCCAGGCAGGACGAGCCACCGCCCACCCAGTTCTCACCCGCCGCCCAGCCTCAGTCGCACTACGCCCAGCCGCCGCGCCGGCCGGCCTACCAGGCGCGGCTGGCGGTGGACGGCACGCCGCGGGTGGTGCACCTCAGCCCGGGCAGCAACATCATCGGCCGCGGCACCGACGCCGACCTGCAGCTGCTGGACCAGGGCGTCTCACGCCGGCACGCCGACATCCACATCGCCGACGGCCAGGCCACCGTCTATGACCTCGGCTCCACCAACGGCACCTCGGTCAACGGCCACAGCGTGCGCAGCCAGCAGTTGCGCCACGGCGACGTGATCCGGGTGGGGCACACCCGGCTGGTGTTCCACGAGGACAGCTCTTGA
- a CDS encoding FHA domain-containing protein, translated as MRFAFLALLWLFLFGMIRVIRLELRTAGAPRVPVPAKPKSKKARAAAESRPGRGALSQLIVTEGSLAGTRVALTGKPILIGRANDSTLVLTDDYASTRHARISENNGVWYLEDLGSTNGTYVGQSKVTGPLPLEAGVVIRIGKTAMELR; from the coding sequence ATGCGCTTTGCCTTTCTGGCACTGCTCTGGCTCTTCCTGTTCGGCATGATCCGGGTGATCCGGCTTGAGCTGCGCACCGCCGGCGCCCCCCGGGTGCCGGTGCCCGCCAAGCCCAAGTCCAAGAAGGCCCGGGCCGCCGCCGAGAGCCGTCCCGGCCGGGGCGCGCTGTCGCAGTTGATCGTCACCGAGGGCAGCCTGGCCGGCACCCGGGTCGCGCTGACCGGCAAGCCGATCCTGATCGGCCGGGCCAATGACTCCACCCTGGTGCTGACCGACGACTACGCCTCCACCAGGCACGCCCGGATCAGCGAGAACAACGGCGTCTGGTACCTCGAGGACCTCGGCTCCACCAACGGCACCTACGTCGGCCAGAGCAAGGTCACCGGCCCGCTGCCGCTGGAGGCCGGCGTGGTGATCCGGATCGGCAAGACCGCCATGGAGCTCCGATGA
- a CDS encoding PP2C family serine/threonine-protein phosphatase codes for MALTLKYAVRSDRGLVRGNNEDSVYAGPRLLAIADGMGGHAAGEIASKIVIGTVESLDEDRPIADLIGSLRDTVADATAALAHAVKENPALEGMGTTLTAIRFAGSRIALVHVGDSRAYLLRGGQLSQITHDDTFVQSLVDSGKLTADEASHHPRKSVILRALNGTDVDPDISIREARKGDRYLLCSDGLSDVVTATTLLEALASGTPQDCADRLIELALRGGGPDNVTCIVADVVDLAEGDDMPIVGGAVTDRADTTDSGSNSAAVRAARMSSPERLDPPVAPRRGKKRWLAGGLAALLLVAAAVAGYLWTQKQYFVGRDGDEVAVFRGVNADFGPITLYSVIQDSDLRVADLTQSASGQVLNGITANSRSDADAILKRLAAELKPPCPVAGASPSPTASAPLTATPSRTATATRPASRPATTAAPTTAARTTAIRTTAPPSSTAATAASPSDTPVQGVDCR; via the coding sequence ATGGCGCTGACCCTGAAGTACGCGGTGCGCTCGGACCGCGGCCTGGTCCGCGGCAACAACGAGGACTCGGTCTACGCCGGGCCTCGGCTGCTGGCGATCGCTGACGGGATGGGTGGCCACGCGGCCGGCGAGATCGCTTCCAAGATCGTCATCGGCACCGTCGAGAGCCTGGACGAGGACCGGCCGATCGCCGACCTGATCGGCTCGCTGCGCGACACGGTGGCCGACGCGACGGCGGCGCTGGCTCACGCGGTCAAGGAGAACCCGGCCTTGGAGGGGATGGGCACCACCCTCACCGCGATCCGGTTCGCCGGCAGCCGGATCGCGCTGGTGCACGTCGGGGACTCCCGCGCCTACCTGCTGCGCGGCGGCCAGCTCAGCCAGATAACCCACGACGACACCTTCGTCCAGTCCCTGGTCGACTCGGGCAAGCTCACCGCCGACGAGGCCTCCCACCACCCGCGCAAGTCGGTGATCCTGCGGGCCCTCAACGGGACCGACGTCGATCCCGACATCTCCATCCGCGAGGCCCGCAAGGGCGATCGGTACCTGCTCTGCAGTGACGGCCTGAGCGACGTCGTCACCGCGACCACCCTGTTGGAGGCGCTGGCCTCCGGTACCCCGCAGGACTGCGCGGACCGGCTGATCGAGCTGGCGCTGCGCGGCGGCGGCCCCGACAACGTCACCTGCATCGTGGCCGACGTGGTGGATCTGGCCGAGGGCGATGACATGCCGATCGTGGGCGGGGCGGTGACCGACCGGGCTGACACGACGGATTCCGGCTCGAACTCCGCGGCCGTCCGGGCAGCGCGGATGTCGAGCCCGGAACGCCTCGACCCGCCGGTGGCGCCCCGGCGGGGCAAGAAGCGCTGGCTGGCCGGCGGCCTGGCCGCGCTGCTGTTGGTGGCCGCGGCGGTCGCCGGCTACCTGTGGACCCAGAAGCAGTACTTCGTCGGCCGGGACGGTGACGAGGTCGCCGTGTTCCGGGGGGTCAACGCGGATTTCGGGCCGATCACCCTGTACTCGGTGATCCAGGACAGCGACCTGCGGGTGGCTGACCTGACCCAGTCGGCCAGCGGACAGGTGCTCAACGGCATCACCGCCAACAGCCGCTCGGACGCCGACGCGATCCTCAAGCGGCTGGCCGCCGAACTCAAACCGCCCTGCCCGGTCGCCGGCGCATCGCCCTCACCCACCGCCTCGGCGCCCCTCACCGCGACCCCGAGCCGGACGGCGACGGCGACCCGACCGGCGAGCCGGCCCGCGACCACCGCCGCCCCGACCACCGCCGCCCGGACCACTGCTATCCGGACCACCGCGCCGCCCAGCAGCACCGCCGCCACGGCCGCCTCGCCCTCGGACACCCCGGTCCAGGGGGTGGACTGCCGATGA
- a CDS encoding acyl-CoA dehydrogenase family protein, producing MRIAEAPSGTELIGRASELAPLLRKNALWSEENRRLPEETIQAVIDAGILRMRLPARYGGYESDMRTVVDVIAQLGRGDGSAAWTVSTWAVSSFVVGLFPDEVQDEVFADPDVRVSGILSPTAMAVPAEGGYVVSGRWSFNSGCLQSQWTVNAVLIGQPDGSFEPATAAIPLADLQIVDDWHTAGLRGTGSVSTVAEELFVPADRMLPMIPLLQGRHRSILNAGSRVYQMPLMPAACTMVSAPAVGLAKAAQEAFFERLPGRKITYTDYARQSEAPLTHLQVAEARINADEAEFHAHRAADLLDSKALTGAPWTVEERARVRLDLGAVCLRAKKAVDILNSASGGSSIYSDVAIQRIERDIQAINLHAILHPDTNFELYGRIACGLAPNTQYL from the coding sequence ATGCGCATCGCCGAAGCGCCTTCCGGAACAGAACTCATCGGTCGTGCCTCCGAACTGGCGCCGCTGCTGCGGAAGAACGCCCTGTGGTCGGAGGAGAACCGGCGGCTGCCGGAGGAAACCATCCAGGCCGTGATCGACGCGGGCATTCTCAGAATGCGGCTGCCGGCCCGCTACGGGGGTTATGAGTCCGACATGCGCACCGTGGTGGACGTGATCGCCCAGCTCGGCCGGGGTGACGGCTCGGCTGCCTGGACCGTTTCTACCTGGGCAGTCAGCTCCTTCGTGGTGGGCCTGTTCCCCGATGAGGTGCAGGACGAGGTCTTCGCCGACCCCGACGTCCGGGTGAGCGGCATTCTCAGTCCGACCGCGATGGCCGTCCCCGCCGAGGGCGGCTATGTCGTCAGCGGCCGGTGGTCGTTCAACAGCGGATGCCTGCAGAGCCAGTGGACGGTCAACGCGGTGCTCATCGGGCAGCCGGACGGCAGCTTCGAGCCGGCGACCGCCGCCATCCCGCTGGCCGACCTGCAGATCGTGGACGACTGGCACACCGCGGGCCTGCGAGGCACCGGAAGCGTCAGCACGGTGGCCGAGGAACTCTTCGTGCCGGCGGACCGGATGCTGCCGATGATTCCGCTGTTGCAGGGCCGGCACCGTTCGATCCTGAACGCCGGGTCCCGGGTGTACCAGATGCCGCTCATGCCCGCCGCCTGCACGATGGTCAGCGCTCCGGCCGTGGGGCTGGCGAAGGCCGCGCAGGAGGCGTTCTTCGAGCGGCTGCCCGGACGCAAGATCACCTACACCGACTACGCAAGGCAGAGCGAGGCGCCGCTGACCCATCTGCAGGTGGCAGAGGCCAGGATCAACGCCGACGAGGCGGAGTTTCACGCCCACCGCGCGGCCGACCTGCTGGACAGCAAGGCACTAACCGGAGCGCCGTGGACGGTAGAGGAGCGGGCCCGGGTGCGGCTGGACCTGGGCGCGGTCTGCCTGCGGGCCAAGAAGGCCGTGGACATCCTCAACTCGGCCAGCGGGGGGTCTTCGATCTACAGCGACGTCGCTATCCAGCGCATCGAGCGCGACATCCAGGCGATCAACCTGCACGCCATCCTGCACCCGGACACAAACTTCGAGTTGTACGGCCGGATCGCGTGCGGGCTGGCGCCGAATACCCAGTACCTGTAA
- a CDS encoding potassium transporter TrkG, with product MSVRSPAVPTGRRVHRPRSPALVIILAITGVTAVGTALLALPVAAAGPERASFWEALFTAASAVCVTGHLIVNTATYWSPFGHVVILVLFQIGGFGVMTMATLLGMLVSRRIGLRTRITTAVETRSLGIGDVRSVIASVLRISLAFEAVTALALTARFYFGYDEPAGRALWLGVFHGVSAFNNAGISLFRDNLVPFADDPWVCLPVAFAVISGGLGFPVLLQLRRELLHPRFWTLNTRLVLAASAVLLVSGTAFITAMEWNNDRTLGELSFGSRLLNGFFLSTMTRTGGFNSVDIGALDPATWLGMDVLMFIGGGPAGAAGGLKVTTFAVLFFIIYTELRGDGAVNALGKRLPRSAHRQAITVALVSVAVVVVATLALLVMTEFTLDQVLFEVVAAFSTAGMSTGITPDLPLAGQMIVVILMYLGRVGPVILASGLALRRTTRLYELPKERPIIG from the coding sequence ATGAGCGTTCGGAGCCCGGCCGTGCCCACCGGCCGCCGCGTTCACCGCCCGCGCAGCCCGGCGCTGGTCATCATCCTGGCCATCACCGGAGTCACGGCAGTGGGCACCGCGCTGCTCGCGCTCCCGGTGGCCGCGGCCGGCCCGGAGCGCGCCAGCTTCTGGGAGGCGCTGTTCACCGCCGCCTCGGCGGTGTGCGTGACCGGGCACCTGATCGTCAACACCGCGACGTACTGGAGCCCGTTCGGCCACGTGGTGATCCTCGTCCTGTTCCAGATCGGCGGCTTCGGGGTCATGACGATGGCCACCCTGCTGGGCATGCTGGTGTCGCGTCGGATAGGCCTTCGCACCCGCATCACCACCGCTGTCGAGACCCGCAGCCTCGGCATCGGCGACGTCCGTTCGGTGATCGCCAGCGTCCTGCGGATCAGCCTCGCGTTCGAGGCGGTGACCGCCCTCGCCCTGACCGCGCGGTTCTACTTCGGCTATGACGAGCCGGCCGGCCGGGCGCTCTGGCTCGGGGTGTTCCACGGGGTGTCGGCGTTCAACAACGCCGGCATCTCACTGTTCCGCGACAACCTGGTGCCCTTCGCCGACGACCCCTGGGTCTGCCTGCCGGTCGCCTTCGCGGTGATCTCCGGCGGCCTCGGCTTTCCGGTGCTGCTGCAGCTGCGCAGGGAACTCCTGCACCCGCGCTTCTGGACGCTCAACACCCGGCTGGTGCTGGCCGCCTCGGCCGTGCTGCTGGTCAGCGGGACCGCCTTCATCACCGCGATGGAGTGGAACAACGACCGGACCCTGGGCGAGCTGAGCTTCGGCAGCCGGCTGCTCAACGGATTCTTCCTGTCGACGATGACCCGCACCGGCGGTTTCAACAGCGTCGACATCGGCGCGCTGGACCCCGCGACCTGGCTGGGCATGGACGTCCTGATGTTCATCGGCGGCGGCCCGGCGGGTGCGGCCGGCGGCCTGAAGGTCACCACCTTCGCGGTGCTGTTCTTCATCATCTACACCGAGCTGCGCGGCGACGGCGCGGTGAACGCCCTGGGCAAGCGGCTGCCGCGCTCGGCGCACCGCCAGGCGATCACCGTCGCCCTGGTCTCGGTCGCGGTGGTCGTGGTCGCGACCCTGGCGCTGCTGGTCATGACCGAGTTCACCCTTGACCAGGTGCTGTTCGAGGTGGTGGCAGCGTTCTCGACGGCGGGCATGAGCACCGGCATCACCCCCGACCTGCCGCTGGCCGGCCAGATGATCGTGGTGATCCTGATGTACCTGGGTAGGGTCGGACCGGTCATCCTCGCCTCCGGGCTGGCTCTGCGGCGTACGACCAGGCTGTACGAACTCCCGAAGGAGCGACCCATCATTGGCTAG
- a CDS encoding winged helix DNA-binding domain-containing protein — protein sequence MSLTARQLNRATLGRQLLLRREPLDVVTAVRRVVAIQAQEAASPYLALWNRVAGFDAAELDAAFTDHAIVKASLMRITLHAVTAEDYPVFHTAMLTSLRASRLYDRRFTSIGLSTAEADALMPHLLEFATQPRSNADFEALLNERLGERLGPVPKPGPWWALRTFAPLVHARTGGPWSFGPRPSYVAARTRPHQGDREECIQRLVLRYLEGFGPATAADVAQFTLLTRSTVRDALAALAGSLERLSGPDGVELFDVPGGVLPCSEVSCPPRLMAMWDSTLLAYADRSRVIPPDYRRLVIRQNGDVLPTLLVDGYVAGVWRPVDGGIEATAFHRLGDQAWQGLADEARQLTAFLADRDPAVYRRYSRWWDALPSAEVITLPAVS from the coding sequence ATGAGCCTGACCGCCCGGCAGCTGAATCGGGCCACCCTCGGCAGGCAGTTGCTGCTGCGCCGGGAGCCGCTGGACGTGGTGACCGCGGTGCGCCGGGTGGTGGCGATCCAGGCGCAGGAGGCCGCGTCGCCCTATCTGGCGCTGTGGAACCGGGTGGCCGGCTTCGACGCTGCCGAGCTGGACGCCGCCTTCACCGACCACGCGATCGTCAAGGCCAGCTTGATGCGGATCACGCTGCACGCGGTGACCGCCGAGGACTATCCGGTCTTCCACACCGCGATGCTGACCTCGTTGCGTGCCTCCCGGCTCTATGACCGGCGCTTCACCTCGATCGGGCTGAGCACCGCCGAGGCCGACGCGCTGATGCCGCACCTGCTGGAGTTCGCGACCCAGCCCCGCAGCAACGCCGACTTCGAGGCGCTGCTCAACGAGCGGCTCGGCGAGCGGCTGGGCCCGGTGCCCAAACCGGGGCCGTGGTGGGCGCTGCGGACGTTCGCGCCGCTGGTGCACGCCCGGACCGGCGGGCCCTGGTCGTTCGGGCCGCGTCCCAGCTACGTCGCGGCCAGGACGCGACCGCACCAGGGCGATCGTGAGGAGTGCATCCAGCGACTGGTGCTGCGCTACTTGGAGGGGTTCGGCCCGGCCACGGCGGCCGACGTCGCGCAGTTCACCCTGCTCACCCGTTCGACGGTCCGCGACGCCCTCGCCGCGCTGGCCGGCTCGCTGGAGCGGTTGTCGGGTCCGGACGGGGTGGAGTTGTTCGACGTGCCCGGTGGGGTCCTCCCGTGCTCGGAGGTCTCGTGCCCGCCGAGGCTGATGGCGATGTGGGACAGCACGCTGCTCGCCTACGCCGACCGCAGCCGGGTCATCCCGCCGGACTACCGCCGGCTGGTTATCCGGCAGAACGGGGACGTGCTGCCGACGCTGCTCGTGGACGGCTACGTGGCCGGGGTCTGGCGCCCTGTTGACGGCGGTATCGAGGCCACCGCGTTCCACCGGCTGGGCGACCAGGCCTGGCAGGGGTTGGCGGACGAGGCCCGGCAGCTGACAGCCTTTCTCGCCGACCGCGACCCGGCCGTCTACCGCCGCTACTCCCGCTGGTGGGACGCGCTGCCCAGTGCCGAGGTCATCACGCTGCCTGCGGTGTCTTGA
- a CDS encoding GNAT family N-acetyltransferase: MIDLPPPILVDRRRDPGDDKYTWVPFEPSDQFTSAWWDDPPYLDDDPWFVQALLDGEDVARVNLDPEVHIDHYAGVPDLGGSGLEIAFFEVSAAHQRRGIGTAVIRSLVAEHPDRRFVAFSEEADEFWVSLGWERFLNATDPDHYRPLFIQPGPRPASAD; this comes from the coding sequence TTGATCGACCTGCCACCGCCGATCCTCGTCGACAGGCGGCGCGACCCAGGCGACGACAAGTACACCTGGGTGCCGTTCGAGCCGAGCGACCAGTTCACCTCGGCCTGGTGGGACGACCCGCCATACCTCGACGACGACCCCTGGTTCGTCCAGGCTCTGCTCGACGGCGAGGACGTGGCTCGCGTCAATCTCGACCCCGAAGTCCACATCGACCACTACGCGGGCGTGCCTGACCTCGGCGGGTCGGGTCTGGAGATCGCGTTCTTCGAGGTGTCGGCCGCTCACCAGCGCCGTGGCATCGGCACCGCCGTGATCCGTTCCCTCGTCGCGGAGCATCCGGACCGCAGGTTCGTCGCCTTCAGCGAGGAAGCCGACGAGTTCTGGGTCTCACTCGGATGGGAGCGATTCCTCAATGCCACCGATCCAGACCACTACCGGCCGCTGTTCATCCAGCCCGGCCCGCGTCCCGCGTCAGCCGATTGA